A window of the Synechococcus sp. LTW-R genome harbors these coding sequences:
- the priA gene encoding primosomal protein N' — translation MTVSASAAAQGSWVQVWLEAGREGQVFTYGNPRQLPCAPGDLVQIRLRGRRHVGLVVELLDQVPSALDGKALQPIEAIHQQAAVEPHWQSLIETVAQQCRTTSFRTLKAVLPPGWLGQRASSAPERSREQLWLELIQPPTEEELASWSKGQIRLLQVLQEKGGQCWQSQALEAAQVSRSISDTLLRRGTLRRERRLFHGATAPATIHRPEDALPKALTADQALALDAIEQAEPGSRLLLWGVTGAGKTEVYLQAAAQALKAGRSVLLLTPEIGLIPQLLDRSRARFGDAVAEYHSGCSDGARIRTWRRCLNSEKPLLVVGTRSAIFLPLRQLGLVVLDEEHDRSYKQDSPMPCYHARDVARLRAQSCGATLILGSATPSLETWRACQGPHADCQLVRLPKRIGTSVLPPVLVVDMRQELAEGHRRLVSRPLMDRLQTLKERGEQAVVLVPRRGYSSFLSCRSCGEVVQCPHCDVALTVHRQLERSWLRCHWCDHRAEIERRCGKCRSTAFKPFGAGTQQVLEHLSDELEDLRLLRFDRDTTRGRDGHRQLLERFARGEADVLIGTQMLAKGMDLPRVTLAAVLAADGLLHRPDLRAAEESLQLLLQLAGRAGRGDRPGEVLVQTYSPEHPVIRHLVDGRYEAFLGEELQQREAASLVPFSRACLLRLAGPSASRTATAASSLAEHLRTRLMQDGWLLIGPAPAPVARVAGNSRWQLLLHGPAGSDLPLPMETELRALLPADVSLAIDPDPLEL, via the coding sequence TTGACCGTCTCCGCCTCAGCTGCTGCCCAGGGCTCCTGGGTCCAGGTCTGGCTCGAGGCAGGCCGTGAAGGACAGGTTTTCACCTACGGCAATCCCCGGCAACTCCCCTGCGCCCCAGGTGATCTGGTGCAGATTCGACTCCGGGGCCGCCGCCACGTTGGACTGGTGGTGGAACTGCTCGATCAGGTCCCATCAGCCCTGGACGGCAAAGCCCTGCAACCGATTGAAGCAATCCACCAGCAGGCCGCGGTTGAACCGCATTGGCAGAGCCTGATTGAGACGGTTGCGCAGCAGTGCCGCACCACCTCCTTTCGAACACTGAAGGCGGTCCTGCCGCCCGGCTGGCTGGGACAACGGGCCAGCTCCGCCCCAGAACGCTCCAGGGAGCAACTGTGGCTCGAGTTGATCCAACCGCCCACGGAGGAGGAGCTCGCCAGCTGGAGCAAGGGACAGATCCGTCTGCTGCAGGTCCTCCAGGAGAAGGGGGGTCAGTGCTGGCAAAGCCAGGCCCTCGAGGCCGCGCAGGTCAGCCGATCCATCAGCGACACCCTGCTGCGCCGGGGAACCCTCCGGCGCGAACGGCGCCTTTTTCACGGCGCAACGGCCCCGGCAACCATCCACCGACCCGAGGACGCCCTCCCGAAAGCGCTCACGGCGGATCAGGCCCTGGCCCTCGACGCGATTGAGCAGGCGGAACCCGGCAGCCGACTCCTGCTGTGGGGCGTCACGGGAGCCGGCAAAACGGAGGTCTATCTCCAGGCGGCAGCCCAGGCCCTCAAGGCGGGTCGTTCCGTGTTGTTGTTGACCCCCGAGATTGGCCTCATCCCCCAACTGTTGGATCGCAGCCGGGCCCGCTTTGGCGACGCGGTGGCCGAGTACCACTCCGGTTGCAGCGATGGCGCACGGATTCGGACCTGGCGCCGCTGTCTCAACAGCGAGAAACCACTGCTGGTGGTGGGCACCCGCTCAGCGATCTTCTTGCCCCTGCGCCAACTGGGCTTGGTGGTGCTCGATGAGGAACATGACCGCTCCTACAAGCAGGACAGCCCCATGCCCTGTTATCACGCGCGGGACGTCGCGCGGCTGCGGGCCCAGAGCTGCGGTGCCACGTTGATCCTGGGCAGTGCCACTCCGAGCCTCGAAACCTGGCGGGCCTGCCAGGGCCCCCACGCGGACTGCCAGTTGGTGCGATTACCCAAGCGGATTGGCACAAGTGTGCTTCCCCCGGTTCTGGTGGTGGACATGCGGCAGGAACTGGCGGAGGGGCATCGCCGACTCGTCAGTCGGCCCTTGATGGATCGCCTGCAAACCCTCAAAGAACGGGGCGAGCAGGCCGTCGTTCTGGTGCCACGCCGGGGTTACAGCAGCTTTTTGAGTTGCCGCAGCTGCGGTGAGGTGGTGCAGTGCCCCCACTGCGATGTCGCTCTCACCGTCCACCGCCAGCTGGAGCGCTCCTGGCTCCGCTGCCATTGGTGCGACCATCGCGCCGAAATCGAACGCCGCTGCGGAAAGTGCCGCTCGACGGCCTTCAAACCCTTCGGCGCTGGCACCCAGCAGGTGCTCGAGCACCTCTCGGACGAACTGGAGGACCTGCGCCTGTTGCGCTTCGACCGGGACACCACCCGCGGACGGGACGGTCACCGTCAACTCCTGGAGCGGTTTGCCCGCGGAGAGGCCGATGTCTTGATCGGTACGCAGATGCTGGCCAAGGGCATGGATCTGCCGCGAGTCACCCTGGCGGCCGTGCTGGCGGCCGACGGCCTGCTGCATCGCCCGGATCTCCGGGCCGCCGAGGAAAGCCTGCAGCTGCTGCTGCAACTGGCGGGCCGTGCGGGACGCGGCGATCGGCCGGGGGAAGTTCTCGTGCAGACCTACAGCCCCGAACACCCGGTGATTCGGCATCTGGTCGATGGCCGCTACGAGGCCTTCTTGGGCGAGGAACTCCAGCAGCGCGAGGCCGCCTCGCTCGTCCCCTTCAGCCGGGCCTGCCTGCTGCGACTCGCCGGGCCCTCCGCCAGCCGAACGGCGACCGCGGCCTCCAGCCTCGCCGAACACCTGCGTACCCGACTGATGCAAGACGGCTGGCTGTTGATCGGACCGGCACCGGCACCTGTGGCACGGGTGGCCGGCAATAGCCGCTGGCAATTGCTGCTACATGGACCGGCCGGCTCCGATCTGCCGCTACCGATGGAAACCGAGCTCAGGGCGCTCTTACCCGCGGACGTCAGCCTGGCCATCGATCCCGACCCCCTCGAGCTCTAG
- the rpoD gene encoding RNA polymerase sigma factor RpoD, whose protein sequence is MSPAAATKKSATTKTASKASATAEKPSDEILTVANASGDSVKVTKAKATSKTKKETEAANKVAPTKAKATSTKAKASSTKAAASKKSTTTKAASTKAAASKAAGKKAASADLDKAADQLLAAAGKAPAADAKASEKDAAKTAKALASIKIGPKGVYTEDSIRVYLQEIGRIRLLRPDEEIELARKIADLLQLEELANQFEADNGHYPDTKEWAALVEMPLVKFRRRLMLGRRAKEKMVQSNLRLVVSIAKKYMNRGLSFQDLIQEGSLGLIRAAEKFDHEKGYKFSTYATWWIRQAITRAIADQSRTIRLPVHLYETISRIKKTTKTLSQEFGRKPTEEEIAESMEMTIEKLRFIAKSAQLPISLETPIGKEEDSRLGDFIEADIENPEQDVAKNLLREDLEGVLATLSPRERDVLRLRYGLDDGRMKTLEEIGQIFDVTRERIRQIEAKALRKLRHPNRNGVLKEYIK, encoded by the coding sequence ATGAGTCCTGCTGCTGCGACCAAAAAGTCAGCGACCACCAAGACCGCTTCGAAAGCATCAGCGACGGCGGAGAAGCCCTCTGATGAGATTCTCACCGTGGCGAACGCCTCTGGTGACTCCGTCAAGGTGACGAAGGCCAAGGCCACCAGTAAGACCAAGAAAGAAACCGAGGCCGCCAATAAGGTCGCTCCGACCAAGGCCAAGGCCACCAGCACAAAGGCCAAGGCCTCCTCCACGAAGGCTGCCGCCAGTAAGAAGAGCACCACGACCAAGGCGGCCTCTACTAAAGCGGCAGCCTCTAAAGCCGCTGGAAAGAAAGCGGCTTCAGCCGATCTCGACAAGGCTGCTGATCAACTGCTGGCCGCCGCGGGTAAAGCTCCTGCCGCCGATGCCAAGGCGTCGGAGAAGGACGCGGCCAAGACCGCCAAGGCCCTGGCCAGCATCAAGATCGGTCCGAAGGGCGTCTACACCGAAGACTCGATCCGGGTTTACCTCCAGGAGATCGGTCGCATCCGCCTGCTGCGGCCTGATGAAGAGATTGAGCTGGCCCGCAAAATTGCCGACCTGCTTCAGCTGGAAGAACTGGCGAACCAGTTCGAAGCCGACAACGGCCACTACCCCGACACCAAGGAGTGGGCGGCCCTGGTCGAGATGCCCCTGGTGAAGTTCCGCCGGCGCCTGATGCTCGGCCGGCGCGCCAAGGAAAAAATGGTGCAATCAAACCTCCGCCTGGTGGTTTCGATTGCCAAGAAGTACATGAACCGGGGCCTGAGCTTCCAGGACCTGATTCAGGAAGGCTCCCTCGGCTTGATTCGTGCCGCGGAGAAGTTTGACCACGAGAAGGGCTACAAGTTCTCGACCTACGCCACCTGGTGGATTCGTCAGGCGATTACCCGCGCGATTGCGGACCAGTCCCGCACCATTCGTCTCCCGGTGCACCTCTACGAGACGATTTCTCGAATCAAGAAGACCACCAAGACGCTTTCCCAGGAGTTCGGCCGTAAGCCGACCGAAGAGGAAATTGCTGAGTCGATGGAGATGACCATCGAGAAGCTCCGCTTCATTGCCAAGAGCGCTCAGCTGCCGATTTCCCTGGAAACCCCGATCGGTAAGGAAGAGGACTCCCGCCTCGGTGACTTCATCGAAGCCGATATCGAAAACCCTGAGCAAGATGTTGCCAAGAACTTGCTCCGGGAGGACCTCGAGGGCGTGCTGGCGACCCTGAGCCCCCGCGAACGCGATGTGCTCCGCCTGCGCTACGGCCTTGATGACGGTCGGATGAAGACCCTCGAAGAGATTGGTCAGATCTTCGATGTGACCCGTGAGCGGATCCGTCAGATCGAAGCCAAGGCTCTGCGCAAACTGCGGCACCCCAACCGCAACGGCGTGCTCAAGGAGTACATCAAGTAA